One Bdellovibrio bacteriovorus str. Tiberius DNA segment encodes these proteins:
- a CDS encoding SDR family oxidoreductase, with translation MKKVLVTGANGFLGSWLTKALLEEGHDVYALVRPKSDLSELEGVRCKYVHGDVTDVHSLLEATKGMDTVFHLAGVIAYKKSQRAQMDKVNVQGTANVIAVCREHKVRRLVYLSSVVAIGAGYTPDQILNEESPYNIADLNLGYFETKHQAEILVKSACDKNEIDAVMVNPSTIYGRGDAKKGSRKMQVKVAQGKLNFYTSGGVNVVAAEDVVAGILSAWKVGRKGERYILCGENILIKDLFAMIAAEAGVTPPKHQLPDGLLHAVGAVGDFMEKMGMKGPLSRENAYTATMYHWFDSSKAQKELGFQPRPAREAIHNSVQWMKDHGMVKK, from the coding sequence TGGAAGAAGGACACGACGTCTATGCCCTGGTTCGCCCGAAAAGTGACCTTTCCGAACTTGAAGGCGTAAGGTGCAAATACGTTCATGGCGACGTTACGGATGTTCATTCTTTACTGGAAGCCACTAAGGGCATGGATACGGTCTTTCACCTGGCAGGTGTTATTGCCTATAAAAAGTCCCAGCGCGCCCAGATGGACAAGGTCAATGTGCAAGGAACGGCCAACGTCATTGCGGTCTGCCGCGAACACAAAGTGCGACGCCTGGTTTACTTGTCTTCGGTCGTGGCCATCGGTGCCGGATATACTCCCGATCAGATACTGAATGAAGAATCCCCCTACAATATCGCCGACTTGAATCTGGGGTATTTTGAAACCAAACACCAGGCTGAAATTCTGGTGAAAAGCGCCTGCGATAAAAATGAAATCGATGCGGTGATGGTGAATCCTTCCACGATCTATGGTCGCGGTGATGCCAAAAAAGGCAGCCGCAAGATGCAGGTCAAAGTCGCACAAGGAAAGTTGAACTTCTACACTTCCGGCGGCGTGAATGTCGTGGCGGCAGAGGATGTCGTAGCTGGAATCTTAAGTGCGTGGAAAGTGGGCCGCAAAGGTGAGCGCTATATTCTTTGCGGGGAAAATATTCTGATTAAAGATCTTTTTGCCATGATTGCCGCTGAAGCGGGAGTCACTCCTCCGAAACATCAGCTGCCTGATGGCCTTTTGCATGCCGTGGGTGCAGTGGGTGACTTCATGGAAAAGATGGGCATGAAGGGTCCACTCAGTCGCGAGAATGCCTATACCGCAACGATGTATCACTGGTTTGATTCTTCCAAAGCACAGAAAGAGCTTGGCTTCCAGCCAAGACCGGCCCGCGAAGCCATTCACAATTCCGTGCAATGGATGAAAGATCACGGAATGGTGAAAAAGTAA